The following coding sequences lie in one Treponema sp. OMZ 790 genomic window:
- a CDS encoding transglutaminase domain-containing protein, translating into MKYGDKKYGNIKTYKRFIACAGIFIGGLLLCSCPAGIDKHREPHFSHKKSVPPLAENREILPRPESGTPPAKPPFTGTEEERKKIIFERMLNAVLRFETDADVSEFAIGCGRENEEHKALYNEFLRRYPFVFHIVEDGGIAYNYNPHNENELTKYRFDYKVYPHSLERYFARLEAGIEAFYGHLREPMTDAEIAYTLHNALAEKTEYNDGMHSADTLGALIDGKAICQGYSLAYRRLLRGIGIESDFVDGPSPNDPQGHMWNKVQIDGNWYNSDLTWDDNAEASEKARSYSFGTYFLTSDTMFYGVLGHLRPGAQSYTQACTDTKYDSDAGIFRRGNEKTPPLYHEGFWYWLSHTDKTIYKSRFDGSEKTALYTLNNKLNNYAYKRLELGKSGLYFINTDPAQPKKDYIYSIGYSGGNVQKHAEILFDQVLANTSLVGEDDKLTVKRGKNALRGELMLSKMKDAYYHGNEDYFTPQAENRKKFTETIKKAEKLVNQADVSDNEAEDLYNILRDMRKNYSYK; encoded by the coding sequence TTGAAATACGGAGACAAAAAGTACGGTAACATAAAAACATATAAGCGGTTTATCGCGTGCGCGGGAATCTTTATCGGAGGGCTTTTGCTTTGCAGCTGTCCTGCGGGAATAGACAAGCACCGTGAACCGCATTTTTCTCATAAAAAAAGCGTGCCGCCCCTCGCGGAAAATAGAGAAATCCTTCCCCGCCCTGAAAGCGGAACGCCTCCTGCAAAACCCCCTTTTACGGGTACGGAAGAAGAGCGTAAAAAAATCATCTTTGAGCGTATGCTGAATGCCGTGCTCCGCTTTGAAACGGACGCGGATGTAAGCGAATTCGCTATCGGCTGCGGCAGGGAAAATGAAGAACATAAGGCCTTGTATAATGAATTTTTAAGGCGGTATCCGTTTGTGTTTCACATAGTCGAAGACGGCGGTATCGCTTATAATTACAACCCGCACAACGAAAACGAACTTACCAAATATCGTTTTGATTATAAGGTGTATCCGCACTCGCTTGAACGGTACTTCGCCCGGCTTGAAGCGGGTATCGAAGCCTTTTACGGGCATTTGCGCGAACCGATGACCGATGCCGAAATAGCCTATACGCTGCATAATGCGCTTGCCGAAAAAACCGAATATAACGACGGAATGCATTCGGCGGACACCTTAGGAGCTTTGATAGACGGTAAGGCGATTTGTCAAGGCTACAGCCTTGCGTACAGAAGACTTTTACGCGGAATAGGCATTGAAAGCGATTTTGTAGACGGCCCTTCCCCGAACGATCCTCAAGGACATATGTGGAACAAGGTGCAAATAGACGGCAATTGGTATAATTCGGATCTGACATGGGACGATAACGCCGAAGCATCGGAAAAGGCGCGTTCATATTCGTTCGGAACATATTTTTTAACTTCGGACACTATGTTTTACGGTGTTCTCGGTCATCTTCGTCCGGGAGCGCAGTCTTACACCCAAGCGTGTACCGACACAAAATACGATTCCGACGCGGGAATTTTCAGACGCGGCAATGAAAAAACACCCCCGCTTTATCACGAAGGTTTTTGGTACTGGCTTTCTCATACCGATAAAACAATATACAAAAGCCGCTTTGACGGAAGTGAAAAGACCGCTCTGTATACATTGAACAATAAGCTAAACAATTATGCATACAAACGGCTGGAACTCGGAAAAAGCGGCTTGTATTTTATCAATACCGATCCCGCACAGCCTAAAAAAGACTATATTTACAGTATCGGCTACAGCGGGGGCAATGTACAAAAACATGCGGAAATCCTTTTTGACCAAGTGCTGGCAAATACATCTTTGGTAGGGGAAGACGATAAACTCACCGTTAAAAGAGGAAAAAACGCTTTACGCGGAGAACTTATGCTTTCAAAAATGAAAGACGCATACTATCACGGTAATGAAGATTATTTTACGCCCCAAGCCGAAAACCGCAAAAAATTTACCGAAACCATAAAAAAAGCGGAAAAACTGGTAAATCAGGCGGATGTATCCGATAATGAAGCGGAAGACCTATATAATATACTGCGCGATATGCGTAAAAATTATAGCTATAAATAA
- a CDS encoding lipoprotein 17-related variable surface protein, whose translation MKTILNNIMAAAIICCIFLFAGCPNSAIPKTDINSNAPLNPQIQPGEISEQDIMSAFALTKGNITASDAAAKIGTNAPSASVAGLTFSGNTVTAYDDKAGTFTVKVKGTKDGKPFEKELTFTGFTHPYAGTELGSLHYLSGNIFVFDKAIEKNMPLDTFIADANAAQGEGFVSFSYSLSAGSKTVVSGKHSEYELTALLTKVHGDKVKIMADYKIIYKKLSGGNKSVEYGPVSTKTAKESESYFTQDDVLKYVFGKTNGNFVKVDTNKFASYYYAMSKFSNSSAVQFDMTQIQKYVDLYRIKDAGEHLAVNIQAGINNPKNGGIEANDLTGELTVNYCIATADQLSDQNGIKHSRPVIKKGFQKIQTDADIRSHFIFTVILSPRNEDSKEKWKNKSLQNARLFHVNEIYMPIGVLINPLPEPGSTANPYYLSVCDPGNDLLGSGNYGLSKDTNNRDIYIKNISLNKTAGNNDLKVSMELCGGTVEMTTRPFLGYNP comes from the coding sequence ATGAAAACAATATTAAACAATATAATGGCAGCTGCTATAATATGTTGCATTTTTTTATTTGCGGGATGCCCTAATTCGGCAATACCGAAAACTGATATAAACTCAAATGCACCGCTTAATCCGCAAATACAGCCGGGCGAAATTTCGGAACAGGATATTATGAGCGCCTTTGCTTTAACAAAGGGAAATATAACCGCCTCCGATGCGGCGGCAAAAATCGGTACGAATGCACCTTCTGCAAGTGTTGCAGGGCTGACCTTTTCAGGAAACACGGTTACTGCCTACGATGATAAAGCCGGAACCTTTACCGTAAAGGTAAAGGGCACAAAAGATGGAAAGCCCTTTGAAAAAGAATTAACCTTTACAGGCTTTACCCATCCGTATGCAGGTACGGAACTCGGTTCTTTGCACTATTTGTCGGGTAATATCTTTGTATTTGACAAGGCAATAGAAAAAAATATGCCGCTTGATACATTTATTGCCGATGCCAATGCGGCTCAGGGTGAGGGGTTCGTTTCCTTTTCGTACTCTTTGAGCGCAGGCAGTAAGACGGTTGTATCGGGAAAACACTCCGAATATGAACTTACCGCCCTCCTGACAAAAGTGCATGGCGATAAAGTAAAAATAATGGCGGATTATAAGATTATATATAAAAAGCTTTCGGGCGGGAATAAAAGCGTTGAATACGGACCTGTTTCTACAAAAACGGCAAAAGAGAGCGAATCTTATTTTACCCAAGATGACGTACTTAAATACGTATTCGGCAAAACAAACGGCAACTTTGTAAAAGTCGATACAAATAAATTTGCTTCATATTATTATGCGATGTCCAAATTTTCGAATAGCAGTGCCGTACAGTTCGATATGACGCAAATTCAAAAATATGTTGATTTGTACCGCATAAAAGACGCCGGTGAACACCTTGCAGTTAATATCCAAGCCGGTATAAATAACCCGAAAAACGGCGGTATTGAAGCAAACGATCTTACGGGGGAGTTGACCGTCAATTATTGTATTGCAACCGCAGACCAGTTAAGCGATCAAAACGGCATTAAACACAGCAGACCGGTTATTAAAAAGGGGTTTCAAAAAATACAAACGGATGCTGATATAAGAAGCCATTTTATTTTTACCGTTATTTTGTCTCCCCGTAACGAGGATAGTAAAGAAAAATGGAAGAATAAATCTTTACAAAATGCCCGTTTATTCCATGTTAATGAAATTTATATGCCTATCGGTGTTTTGATCAATCCCTTGCCGGAACCCGGTTCAACTGCCAATCCGTATTATTTATCTGTTTGCGATCCGGGGAACGACTTGCTCGGTTCGGGTAATTACGGTCTGTCAAAGGATACCAATAACCGCGACATATATATTAAAAATATTTCGCTTAATAAAACAGCCGGAAATAATGACCTAAAGGTGAGTATGGAGTTGTGCGGCGGGACTGTCGAAATGACAACACGGCCTTTTTTAGGATATAATCCGTAA
- a CDS encoding leucine-rich repeat domain-containing protein, translating to MKNIAKYTVISIFILMLYTACPHNKRAYPDITSGSQDSVPSAPYVEGGISLVVSKHKKTIELTVKASGSSNIVLEGADKSNITSNNTDTVTVNGRVLIIKPATGGQLTEFTCIDQKIMRINASGCKTLTSLTCNKNLLDTLKVHTEAKLTHVTCTENRLTDFDTQSCKELVSLECGKNNLTSLNLTNLTHLRKANCRENPRLTQLTVTGCINLEDLDCSGSKLTALTADNLSKLKELDCSKNNLSQLTVTGCSVLENLKCSQNKLQTLDAGNLPKLDTLNCSSNELTQLNVQNCPELSSINCYDNKLPNLNASNLTKLQTLLCDTNELTGIDISGAAAVLHEIECYNNKLDAQAVKTLLNALPDRTSAVTEGKIVLCKKEGETGNITDFTQPADLLAAVNTAKGHKWKLYKKTDTEPGEEI from the coding sequence ATGAAAAATATTGCAAAATATACAGTTATAAGCATATTTATTCTTATGCTGTACACCGCCTGTCCCCATAATAAGAGAGCCTACCCTGACATAACCTCCGGCTCACAGGATTCCGTTCCTTCCGCACCCTATGTCGAAGGCGGTATTTCGCTGGTAGTAAGTAAGCATAAAAAAACGATAGAGCTTACGGTAAAGGCTTCCGGCTCTTCAAATATTGTACTTGAAGGAGCGGACAAATCGAACATTACATCTAACAACACCGATACCGTAACGGTAAACGGCAGAGTTCTTATTATAAAACCCGCTACCGGGGGACAGCTTACCGAATTTACCTGCATCGACCAAAAAATCATGCGCATTAATGCCTCAGGATGTAAAACGCTTACAAGCTTAACCTGCAATAAAAATCTGCTGGACACCCTCAAAGTGCACACCGAAGCAAAGTTGACGCACGTAACTTGTACCGAGAACAGGCTTACGGACTTTGATACCCAATCCTGCAAAGAACTGGTAAGCCTTGAATGCGGAAAAAATAACTTAACATCGCTTAATCTTACTAATTTAACACATTTGAGAAAAGCCAACTGCCGCGAAAATCCCCGTCTTACACAGCTTACCGTAACAGGCTGTATAAACTTGGAGGACCTCGATTGCAGCGGCAGCAAACTGACCGCCTTAACTGCGGATAATCTATCCAAACTCAAAGAGTTGGACTGCAGCAAAAATAATCTTTCTCAGCTTACCGTAACGGGCTGTAGTGTTTTGGAGAACCTCAAATGTTCACAAAATAAACTGCAAACCTTGGATGCCGGGAATTTACCTAAACTCGATACTTTAAATTGCAGCAGCAACGAATTGACACAGCTCAATGTACAAAATTGTCCCGAATTATCAAGCATAAACTGTTATGATAATAAACTTCCAAACTTGAATGCAAGTAATCTTACAAAGCTGCAAACCCTGCTGTGCGACACCAACGAACTTACCGGCATCGATATTTCCGGTGCCGCGGCAGTGCTTCATGAAATTGAATGCTACAATAACAAATTAGATGCGCAAGCCGTAAAAACGCTTTTAAATGCCCTGCCGGATAGAACTTCCGCCGTAACTGAAGGGAAGATTGTGCTGTGCAAAAAAGAAGGTGAAACCGGCAATATAACCGATTTTACACAGCCTGCCGACTTACTGGCTGCGGTAAACACGGCAAAGGGACATAAATGGAAATTGTACAAAAAAACCGATACGGAACCGGGAGAAGAAATATAA
- the pcp gene encoding pyroglutamyl-peptidase I, with protein sequence MKILVTGFDPFGGEKVNPALETIKLLPNQILGAQIIKLEIPTVIGKSVAKIKEMIEKENPDVVLSIGQAGNRADISVERIGINIDDCRIPDNEGNQPIDEPVVKDGPAAYFVTLPIKAIVEKVKAGKIPASISNTAGTFICNHVCYGVAHIAAARTAQGKPMKSGFIHIPFLPEQAVGKPATTPSMSLEMIVRGIELAIEAIVENDADIKVSGGKIC encoded by the coding sequence ATGAAGATTTTAGTTACCGGGTTTGATCCTTTCGGCGGGGAAAAGGTAAATCCCGCCCTCGAAACGATTAAGCTCCTTCCCAATCAAATCTTGGGAGCACAAATTATCAAGCTGGAAATTCCGACCGTTATCGGAAAATCCGTAGCAAAGATAAAAGAAATGATTGAAAAAGAAAATCCCGATGTTGTTTTAAGTATCGGTCAAGCCGGAAACCGTGCAGATATTTCGGTAGAAAGAATCGGTATAAATATTGACGACTGCCGAATTCCCGACAATGAAGGCAATCAGCCGATTGATGAGCCTGTTGTAAAAGACGGCCCTGCTGCCTACTTTGTTACTTTACCGATTAAGGCCATTGTCGAGAAGGTAAAGGCAGGCAAAATACCTGCTTCAATATCGAATACGGCAGGGACATTTATCTGCAACCATGTCTGCTATGGTGTTGCTCATATTGCAGCCGCAAGAACAGCCCAAGGCAAGCCGATGAAAAGCGGCTTTATTCATATTCCGTTTTTGCCCGAACAGGCTGTCGGAAAGCCTGCAACAACTCCCTCGATGAGCCTTGAGATGATTGTAAGGGGAATCGAACTTGCAATAGAAGCCATTGTCGAAAACGATGCCGATATAAAGGTTTCGGGCGGCAAAATTTGCTAA